TCACCAACAATCGCAACAAACTCACCTTGGTAGATTTCTAAACTGATTCCTCTTAAGACTTCCACACTGTTTGTTCCTATTTTAAAGGATTTTTTCACATTTTCAACTTTTATTAGAGCTTCATTTGCAGACAAATTGTCATCTTCACCTCTCTTTCCCATTTACTCAGTTTTTTAGATTTTTGAGCAACTTATTGATTAGTAAAGTTGATTAGTAGAATTTCAAATGAGATTGTAAGTTGCATTTTTGCTTTCAGCTTCTGAACAGCACCTTCTCATTCTCAAACATCTTTGAGGCGAATATAATAGAGGCAACAAGATATACGGTTGAAGAAACTATGAATAATAACAAGTGCTGAATATTTATGATTCCATATATTAGCTCTTTGAATATTGCAAGTGAATTGATAAGCGGTATGATAAAGTAAGAATCTACCAAGTCATTTGGAGTTTTATACATTGTGAAGTAAGCGGGGATTAGCACCAAAAAGGTAATAGGTGTAAGATAAGTTTGAGCCTCTTTGAACGACCTTGCATATGAGGCAATGGCAACTTCAACTGCACTGAAAATTATAGCTGTCAACACCACAACAATAAACATTACAAAGTAAACAGATGCAGGAAGTGCAAGAGCTGCTATATCCCCCAATTCTTTTGTTGCATCTTTTCCAAGGACCAATGGCAAAAGCCAAAATGTGAGTCCAAGCCCTATCAGTGAGGTAACTCCGCTTATTATTGCCATTATTGAAACTGAGATATATTTGCCTGTTACAAGTGAGATGCGTGATGCAGCAGTTGTCAACAGTGGTTCAAGAGTTCCTCTTTCCTTTTCACCAGCTGTTATGTCAATAGCAGCATTCATGCCACCAAGTGAGGTATTGAGCACTACAAACATAGGGACAAGTATTGCCAGCAAAAACAATGCCATTTTGCGAGGAGGTGCAACATTTTCTTTTATAATTACAATGGGTTCAATAATTTCAGGATTAATATTTTTTGCCAGAAGCCTTTGCTTTGTTATGTTTTTTGCAAAGTTACTTATAATTTCATTTAAGATTGAACCAACATTTGATGATTTTGAATCAGATCCATCAACTAAAATCTTTATATTAACCTGCTTTTCTTTTGAAAGGTGGTCCAAAAAATTTTGTGGAATTTCAATCACTGCCTTAATTTTCCCATCTTGCAAATCCTTCTTTGGATTTGAAGATTGAACAATATCAAACTGGGAGCTTTTAATTATGTCAACAAGTTGTTTTGCATATTGCTCACCTATGATACAAATCTTTGTTTTTTCAGGTTTAACCTCAAACGCAGACTTAGATGCATAAATTATCACAAGAAATATAAGAGGAGTTGTAAGTATGGGCAAGATGAAGTTCATAAAAAGAGCACGTCTGTCTCTGAAAGCATCCTTGAGCTCTTTTTTAAACACAATCCACACATGTTTCATATTTATCTTCATTTGCTATCACCCACCAATCTGATAAATACATCTTCAAAGCTGTGACCAGAGAATCTTTGCTTTATCTCATCAATTGATCCAAGTACTACAAGCTTTCCTTTGTGAATAATTGCAACCCTGTCACACAGCTTTTCAACCTCACTCATTGAATGGCTTGAAAATATGATTGTTCTTCCTTCCTGTTTGCAAAGCCTTATAAAGTCATGTACCTCTTTTGCACTTGATACATCCAAAGAGTTTGTCGGCTCATCAAAGAGCATCACTTCTGGATTATGAATTATTGACCTTAAAAAGCACACCTTCTGCTTCATACCTTTTGAAAATGTTCCGGCAGGCTTGTCGATATAATCTTGCATACCAAACCTTTCAGATAGCTCATCAATCCTCTTTTTAATCTCATCCTTCTTCATATCGTGCAAAAGTCCAAAATATTCAATGTTCTCCCGGGCTGTAAGCCTTGCATAAAGCCCACTTTCGCTTCCAAACAAAATTCCTATCTTTCTTCTTACCTTTTCTGGTTCTTTTGTAATGTCAAGCCCTGAGATAATAGCTGTGCCAGATGTCGGTTTTAGCATTGTTGCAAGCATCCTTAAAGTTGTTGTCTTGCCCGCGCCGTTTTCACCAAGGAGCCCGAAAATTTCGCCTTTGTTAATGGTAAAAGATAGCCTGTCAACCGCCCTGACCTTGCCAAAGTCTTTGGTAAGTTCAATAAGTTCAATCATACACAAAGCAGCCTCCTTTTCACATATTTTTGTTAATTAGTATTTATAATTTTAAAATTTCCTTCTTTGTATATCACCCCTCCTGTCTGTAGAATGAAGCAGAAACAGCGATGTATGAACTAATGAGCAAAATTATCGAAATCAGCAAATATATTGGTGACCAGAGACTATTTTTGTACAGATTCACAATAGATGCTATTAAATTGTCGTTTGATACTGTTGCAGTTTTTGCTAAAGCTAATACTGTTATAAGAATAATCAAGAGAAAGAAAGGTAATAGTCCATACAACAATTTTGATAATGATTTTAACATTTTGTTTTTAACAAAATGTGGAAAAGAATAAAGTAATGAAAACAATGAAATAAATAATAAGTTAGTAGCAAGTGGTGAAACGAAAAACAAAAATATATTAAGTTCAATCCTATTTGGTTTGCTAAAAATTGCAAACAAGCTTGAGATAAAAAAGACAGAACAGTATAAGAATGAGAAAATAATATCATTGGTAAATATCCAAAAAGCAATTGTTTTTCTTTTTACAGGCAACAAAAAGTAAAATTTTAAAACAGAATCCAATATATAACTAGATTTTACATAACTTTTATCAAAAAATAAAGCTATTTTAAAAGTTACAAAAACTACTGGAATAAGAAGAGAGAATGCAATTACAAATGCAGAATATGCATTTCTATCAAAATTATTGCTATTAACATTTAACAAAAGTAAATTTAAACAAAACCAAAGAACTGAAAAAAATCCGGTAATTAAAAGGTGCATTTTTATTTCACTGGGATGAGGTTTAAATTTATGCAATTACTTCACCTCACTCTACATATCACTTTAACGCTGTATATTTATAAAAAGCAGTTTAGATTTCTCGCCTGTAAATTGCAGCTTTGTTTACAATGAATGAAATTAAAAACAGTATTATTGATACAAATAAGACTATTAAAGCACTTTTATGGTTTGTATATAAATTTGTAATAAATTTTTCCTCTCTTTTATGAATTTCTGAAAGACGAAGACCAAACCAGAAAGGTATGTAAGCAGCTAATATTATTATAAAGTTTACAATAGTGTTATAGATTGTTTGGAAAGCTGAATTTTTAATAAAGTAGAGCAGTGAATATAGGATAGTACAGATAGAATACCATACAAGTACAATAGAGAAAATCCAGAAGAAAGATAAAATGAAAATGTATGAGTGGGTTAAATTAAACACTTTTAAGATTAACATTCCGATGTTAAGAAAGAGAATATATATCAAGATTATAATAACATCTAAAATAAACTCCAAAGTAACAATCTTATTTCTTTTAATAGGCAGTAAAAAAAGCAGAGAAGTATAAGATATACTGCCATATAGTTCACGTAGTTTTGTACTTTGAACGAAAAAGCTTGATTTTATTGCAAACAACATAAACAGAATAAAGGTGGTATAGATAGTTCCAATAAAGAGAGAAAGATCAATCTTGCCTGTTTTTCTCACAGGCTGGGATATACACAAAAGAAAAATAAGAAATACGATACCTGAAATAATCTTATTTTCAACCCTTTTAAGCAATTTAATGTAAGCAAACATTTTTAACCTCGCTCCTTTAGGATTTATCTTAAAAATCATTGTTTGAAAGAATTTTGTATGAAATAATATATGAAATAACCATTAAAACAACAATATATGCAAGCGAAACAGCTGTCATTATGTATATTGATTCAAAAATTTTAATTTTATGATACAA
The sequence above is drawn from the Caldicellulosiruptor bescii DSM 6725 genome and encodes:
- a CDS encoding ABC transporter permease, translating into MKINMKHVWIVFKKELKDAFRDRRALFMNFILPILTTPLIFLVIIYASKSAFEVKPEKTKICIIGEQYAKQLVDIIKSSQFDIVQSSNPKKDLQDGKIKAVIEIPQNFLDHLSKEKQVNIKILVDGSDSKSSNVGSILNEIISNFAKNITKQRLLAKNINPEIIEPIVIIKENVAPPRKMALFLLAILVPMFVVLNTSLGGMNAAIDITAGEKERGTLEPLLTTAASRISLVTGKYISVSIMAIISGVTSLIGLGLTFWLLPLVLGKDATKELGDIAALALPASVYFVMFIVVVLTAIIFSAVEVAIASYARSFKEAQTYLTPITFLVLIPAYFTMYKTPNDLVDSYFIIPLINSLAIFKELIYGIINIQHLLLFIVSSTVYLVASIIFASKMFENEKVLFRS
- a CDS encoding ABC transporter ATP-binding protein, which codes for MIELIELTKDFGKVRAVDRLSFTINKGEIFGLLGENGAGKTTTLRMLATMLKPTSGTAIISGLDITKEPEKVRRKIGILFGSESGLYARLTARENIEYFGLLHDMKKDEIKKRIDELSERFGMQDYIDKPAGTFSKGMKQKVCFLRSIIHNPEVMLFDEPTNSLDVSSAKEVHDFIRLCKQEGRTIIFSSHSMSEVEKLCDRVAIIHKGKLVVLGSIDEIKQRFSGHSFEDVFIRLVGDSK